A single Paenibacillus sp. FSL R5-0517 DNA region contains:
- a CDS encoding class III extradiol ring-cleavage dioxygenase gives MTLPALFIAHGSPALAVESNDYTHFLNQLGDRLPAPKAIVVFTAHWDCPEPSVTMDDTHQTLHDFYGFPSTMYTMEYPASGQPDLANEICALFTRSNLAHQPIRGRGLDHGVWVPLLHMYPEANIPVIAVSVDSLRTPQEQYDIGRMLEQLRHDDVLIIGSGGTVHNLRMLGDTDEPQEWAVEFDNWIGDRLQQWNTRELFQYEKKAPHARTAVPSYGTEHLAPLFYAMGTADMSRSAKRLFQSYPYGTLSLNCWQFGDGV, from the coding sequence ATGACATTACCCGCACTTTTCATTGCGCATGGTTCTCCCGCTCTGGCGGTGGAGAGCAATGACTACACTCACTTCTTGAACCAGCTTGGAGACAGGCTGCCGGCTCCGAAAGCCATTGTCGTATTTACGGCGCATTGGGATTGTCCTGAACCGTCCGTGACGATGGATGATACACATCAGACCTTGCATGATTTTTATGGATTTCCTTCTACGATGTATACGATGGAATACCCTGCATCCGGGCAGCCAGATCTGGCGAACGAGATATGTGCTTTGTTCACCCGCAGCAATCTTGCGCATCAGCCGATTCGAGGCCGAGGACTGGATCATGGCGTATGGGTACCGTTGCTCCATATGTATCCCGAAGCGAATATCCCTGTGATCGCTGTATCTGTAGACTCGCTGCGTACGCCGCAGGAACAGTACGATATTGGCCGAATGCTGGAACAGCTGCGTCATGATGATGTGCTGATCATTGGCAGCGGTGGAACGGTTCACAATTTACGTATGCTGGGCGATACGGATGAACCGCAGGAGTGGGCGGTGGAATTTGATAACTGGATTGGAGATCGCTTGCAGCAGTGGAACACAAGAGAACTGTTTCAATATGAGAAAAAAGCCCCTCATGCACGTACGGCAGTGCCGTCGTATGGGACAGAACACCTTGCGCCTTTGTTCTACGCGATGGGTACAGCGGATATGTCTCGATCAGCGAAGCGCCTATTCCAGTCTTACCCTTATGGAACGCTCAGTTTGAACTGCTGGCAGTTTGGAGACGGCGTGTAA
- a CDS encoding alpha/beta fold hydrolase, which translates to MERQISIRHGQEELTATIHYPVVKDIKEEKSQQRVPLAVICHGFVGSRIGVDRLFVKTARELAEDGYLVLRFDYIGCGESSGEYGAEGLESMVLQTRSVLDYAVNCSDVDPTRVTLIGHSLGGAVALLTAVRDKRVKNLVMWSSVGYPFNDIVKITGREVYDEGVKLGAADYLGYKFTPTFFESLAEHQPFQEAVKFSGDVLVMHGTSDEIIPVDYAFLYQKVFWMRQEGRCDKEIIFQGDHTFSSGKEREQLITRTREWLGERQKIEQDWQHWMI; encoded by the coding sequence ATGGAACGTCAGATCAGTATCCGTCATGGACAGGAAGAATTAACAGCCACGATTCACTATCCGGTTGTGAAAGATATCAAGGAGGAGAAGAGTCAGCAGCGCGTACCTTTGGCAGTCATCTGCCACGGTTTCGTGGGTAGTCGGATCGGTGTGGACCGTTTGTTTGTAAAGACTGCCCGTGAGCTGGCTGAAGACGGTTATCTGGTTCTACGTTTCGATTATATCGGTTGCGGAGAGAGCAGTGGGGAGTATGGAGCGGAGGGACTGGAGTCCATGGTGCTGCAGACACGCTCGGTGCTGGATTACGCGGTGAATTGCAGTGATGTAGATCCTACACGCGTAACGCTGATTGGTCATAGTCTGGGTGGTGCCGTTGCATTACTAACAGCTGTGCGCGACAAACGTGTCAAGAATCTGGTGATGTGGTCCTCCGTGGGTTATCCATTCAATGATATCGTGAAGATTACGGGACGGGAAGTCTACGATGAAGGCGTGAAACTGGGTGCGGCTGATTATCTTGGATACAAATTCACACCTACCTTCTTCGAATCTCTCGCTGAACATCAACCATTCCAGGAAGCAGTCAAGTTTAGCGGTGATGTTCTCGTCATGCATGGCACGTCAGATGAGATTATTCCTGTAGATTACGCATTCCTGTATCAAAAGGTATTCTGGATGCGTCAGGAAGGGCGTTGCGACAAGGAGATCATCTTCCAGGGCGATCATACCTTCTCTTCAGGTAAAGAGCGGGAACAGCTAATTACGCGTACCAGAGAGTGGCTGGGTGAACGTCAGAAGATCGAGCAGGATTGGCAGCACTGGATGATATAA
- a CDS encoding copper amine oxidase N-terminal domain-containing protein, whose product MKKVMSALAVSAMLMSALPTSVMDAAARISIYINDAELSSAQAPVMKGGRVLVPLRSIFEGLDAKVQYTNRTKTIVATRDDQEVTLTLGSKTAYINGEAISLDVPANTIKGNTMVPIRFVSEAFGEKVFWNSRNQRVDIKTTATPPVDETQYAAWNIYGSVSGSNGDGRDLTVSFTRPTSEKAVSAYRIMLVKTRDVNTFTESAASAVPSANYTSVTPNGSNPKLTLNAQTRDVNGDLLNSNETYRLYVLTVGNSNNNYKNALNWSSQALKLNIVKSTVQAVTSLRAADISDYGDGRDLEINFTQPSTTSNITYYRAFVVKAKDSSAFNLAAANKVSSANSTIIYKGNSAAVKSQLTSSTRDTSGELIKSGTAYVVYILSVSTNTTTDSKLSAASSSLTLSVNTATSPVITQVRDNSDYGDGRDIQVSFNRSSDESKVANYRIFVVRNSVASSFNLTTASNLSSSLYYTVNKTGNNITTTLPSSMKDTSGYNVTNLQDYRIYVMAVGNQQNGYTNALSASSTVLRLTTNGNAGVISNLAVADISDYGDGRDLRVSFNKAADESRISAYRVYVVRSANVGSFTLSAANASNNYTQVNKTGGNLSVTLPNAYDTSGSKVQEGVSYRVFVVSVSNSGNASQNALSSYSSLIILSKTAVLTAPTIITATDIGDNGNGSDISVTFNRSANETNVHHYRVFVVKKTNVSGFDLAEANRNPNFTLQSKNGGSGNYILTLENAKTTDGSNIRNDEDYRIFVLAVSNTGTISNALSTVYYDLRLSVTGEVGKVKITNVEVKKEEQAAGDVTDVTLTYTEPDSKVGIGRYVVMVAPTGSAFGLNVAKNIAKENNSNTIKSVETSGGTATLPSVLSDINGQKIEAGKSYTVYILSESNDNNRESSLASSTFTINAKKQTITPVESVKDLKAIVSASSISVSFTKPNETGIARYDVYIVKEEGSSGTTGKALKDVSTGGNPLATVDIGISAKDSDDATFGVGKYKVLVVSVVSEPTKYTSVSTSEAFEILPAPSGTGQ is encoded by the coding sequence GTGAAGAAGGTAATGTCAGCGCTGGCTGTATCGGCCATGCTGATGTCCGCACTTCCAACGTCGGTTATGGATGCAGCTGCGAGGATCAGCATATATATTAATGATGCAGAGTTATCATCTGCTCAGGCACCTGTGATGAAAGGTGGACGTGTACTGGTTCCGCTGCGGTCGATTTTTGAAGGATTGGATGCGAAGGTACAGTACACAAACAGAACCAAAACGATTGTTGCAACTCGCGACGATCAGGAAGTTACATTGACACTCGGTTCCAAAACGGCATACATCAACGGGGAAGCGATATCGCTGGATGTACCTGCAAACACGATTAAGGGCAACACGATGGTTCCGATTCGTTTTGTCAGTGAAGCTTTTGGAGAGAAAGTATTCTGGAACTCGCGCAATCAGCGTGTAGATATCAAGACAACGGCAACGCCACCAGTGGACGAGACACAATATGCTGCATGGAACATCTATGGTTCGGTATCCGGAAGTAACGGGGATGGTCGTGACCTGACCGTGAGCTTCACACGTCCAACGTCGGAGAAGGCGGTCTCTGCTTACCGGATTATGTTGGTGAAAACACGCGATGTGAATACCTTCACGGAGTCGGCAGCATCGGCCGTACCTTCTGCGAACTATACATCTGTAACACCGAATGGCAGCAACCCGAAACTGACGCTTAATGCACAGACGCGTGACGTAAACGGGGATTTGCTTAATAGCAATGAAACGTATCGCCTGTATGTTCTGACTGTTGGCAACAGCAACAATAATTATAAAAATGCATTGAACTGGTCTTCCCAGGCATTGAAGCTCAATATTGTGAAATCCACAGTACAGGCAGTTACAAGTCTGCGTGCCGCAGATATTAGTGACTATGGCGATGGCCGCGATCTGGAGATCAACTTCACACAGCCGAGCACGACATCGAACATTACGTATTATCGTGCATTTGTTGTTAAAGCGAAGGACTCTTCTGCATTCAATCTGGCTGCAGCGAACAAAGTATCAAGTGCAAACTCCACGATTATATACAAAGGCAACTCCGCTGCGGTCAAAAGCCAGCTGACTTCTTCGACACGGGACACGTCCGGCGAATTGATTAAGAGCGGTACTGCATATGTAGTATACATCTTGTCTGTAAGCACAAATACAACAACAGACAGCAAGCTGTCCGCGGCATCCTCTTCACTTACATTGTCCGTGAACACAGCAACTTCTCCGGTAATTACGCAGGTGAGAGACAACTCGGATTATGGAGATGGTCGTGACATTCAAGTGAGTTTCAACCGTTCATCGGATGAGTCCAAGGTGGCGAACTATCGCATCTTCGTGGTGCGTAACTCGGTAGCCAGCAGCTTCAATCTGACAACAGCAAGCAATCTGTCCTCCAGTCTGTATTATACGGTGAACAAAACAGGCAACAACATTACAACGACATTGCCTTCATCCATGAAGGATACAAGTGGTTATAACGTAACGAATCTGCAAGATTATCGCATCTACGTAATGGCAGTGGGCAATCAGCAAAATGGATACACCAATGCGCTGTCAGCTTCCTCCACTGTGCTGAGACTTACAACGAACGGTAATGCTGGAGTTATCAGTAATCTGGCTGTTGCGGATATTAGTGACTACGGTGATGGCCGTGATCTGCGGGTTTCGTTCAACAAAGCTGCGGATGAATCCAGAATCTCTGCCTATCGAGTATATGTCGTTCGTTCCGCTAATGTGGGCAGCTTCACGTTGAGCGCAGCTAATGCATCGAACAACTACACACAGGTGAACAAAACGGGTGGTAACCTGTCCGTTACGCTTCCAAATGCATATGATACAAGCGGTTCTAAAGTCCAAGAAGGTGTCAGTTATCGTGTATTTGTTGTATCGGTGAGCAACAGTGGTAATGCTAGCCAGAATGCACTGTCTAGTTATTCTTCATTAATCATATTATCTAAAACTGCTGTATTGACTGCACCAACAATCATTACAGCAACGGATATCGGCGATAATGGTAATGGTAGCGACATAAGTGTGACATTTAATAGATCGGCGAATGAGACTAATGTTCATCACTACCGTGTATTTGTGGTAAAGAAAACGAATGTAAGTGGATTTGATCTGGCAGAAGCGAATCGGAATCCTAATTTTACCCTCCAGAGTAAAAACGGAGGAAGCGGAAACTACATTTTGACTTTAGAGAATGCAAAAACGACAGATGGTTCAAATATTCGTAATGATGAAGACTATCGTATATTTGTACTGGCGGTGAGCAATACCGGTACTATTTCGAATGCTCTATCTACGGTCTATTATGATCTTAGGTTGTCTGTAACTGGTGAAGTTGGGAAAGTTAAAATCACTAATGTTGAAGTTAAGAAAGAAGAGCAAGCAGCTGGAGATGTAACGGATGTGACTTTGACATACACGGAACCAGATTCCAAAGTAGGGATCGGACGTTATGTTGTTATGGTTGCTCCGACAGGAAGCGCATTTGGGCTCAATGTAGCGAAGAACATAGCGAAAGAAAACAACTCCAATACAATAAAATCTGTGGAAACATCTGGAGGCACTGCCACACTTCCGAGTGTACTGTCTGATATCAATGGTCAAAAAATTGAAGCAGGCAAATCATACACGGTGTATATTTTATCTGAATCAAACGATAATAATCGTGAATCAAGTTTGGCTTCATCTACATTCACGATTAATGCGAAGAAACAGACAATTACGCCTGTTGAGAGTGTAAAAGATCTAAAAGCAATTGTAAGTGCTTCTTCCATTAGTGTAAGTTTCACTAAACCAAATGAAACAGGCATTGCTCGCTACGATGTGTATATCGTTAAAGAAGAGGGAAGCTCAGGAACTACTGGGAAAGCTTTAAAAGATGTTAGTACGGGTGGTAATCCTTTAGCAACAGTGGATATTGGAATTTCCGCCAAGGATTCAGATGATGCAACTTTTGGAGTAGGAAAATACAAAGTTTTGGTAGTCTCAGTGGTAAGTGAGCCGACGAAATATACTTCCGTCAGTACATCAGAAGCATTTGAGATTTTACCGGCTCCTTCTGGGACTGGTCAGTGA
- a CDS encoding AraC family transcriptional regulator, protein MLAFRLTGQPDSRLPLYLYCVGTQEAKVLHRPDGFPVYQLFLSRGGEGQFRIPGKGTWTMGAGQLFIVEPEVAHEYVPHSKSKEELGYIGIGGASAGSVLHSAGLLQNEPYPISSFEFIWSRLADLWHALDQGATEMWNTSTLIYQLILDIAQSKIASDVGRVDIGSSMVQEEIVTRSNRESDMGKEALIRAVALMHTHYQDDLLLRHVADAVGYSVQHLNRLFHHHYGVTGHQYMQRLRLQKASDWLNKHPSASVREAAENIGMEVNYFIRMFKREFGETPGKGIKHRHQLQMEKDLTNS, encoded by the coding sequence ATGCTTGCGTTTCGTTTGACGGGCCAGCCGGATTCCCGGTTGCCACTGTACCTGTATTGTGTGGGCACGCAGGAAGCGAAAGTTCTGCATAGACCGGATGGATTTCCGGTGTATCAGTTGTTTTTGTCACGGGGTGGTGAAGGGCAGTTCAGGATTCCGGGAAAAGGGACGTGGACGATGGGAGCAGGGCAGTTATTCATCGTGGAACCCGAGGTTGCGCATGAGTATGTGCCTCATTCCAAATCCAAAGAAGAACTTGGTTATATCGGTATTGGCGGTGCATCTGCTGGATCGGTACTTCATAGCGCGGGTTTGCTTCAGAACGAGCCGTATCCCATCTCCAGTTTTGAATTCATCTGGTCGCGGTTAGCAGATCTCTGGCACGCGCTGGATCAAGGAGCAACGGAGATGTGGAACACATCAACCCTGATCTACCAGCTCATTTTGGATATAGCACAATCAAAAATTGCATCGGATGTCGGTCGTGTGGATATTGGATCATCTATGGTGCAGGAGGAGATAGTAACCCGTTCGAATCGGGAGTCAGATATGGGCAAGGAGGCACTCATCCGAGCAGTAGCATTGATGCATACGCATTATCAGGATGACCTGTTATTGAGGCATGTCGCTGACGCAGTGGGTTATTCGGTGCAGCATCTCAATCGATTGTTTCATCATCATTATGGCGTGACAGGACATCAATATATGCAGCGATTGCGGTTGCAGAAGGCTTCGGACTGGTTGAACAAGCATCCAAGTGCAAGCGTGCGAGAGGCGGCAGAGAACATCGGCATGGAAGTGAACTATTTTATCCGGATGTTCAAGCGGGAGTTTGGAGAAACACCAGGCAAAGGAATCAAACATCGGCACCAGCTCCAAATGGAAAAAGACCTCACGAATTCGTGA
- a CDS encoding DoxX family protein, with amino-acid sequence MFSFNQWLRENKVAMWILTVLRVYIGYDWMTHGWGKLTGGFQAGGFLAGAVGKATGENPTVQAWWGTFLEKFAVPNAGLFDFIIPLGEFLVGVGLILGCFTTLAALMALVMNFAFLFSGTVSTNAQLVLMQIFLVVAGANAGKIGLDHWVLPYLRGLITRNKGNHPKDTPTISPTHKTA; translated from the coding sequence ATGTTCAGCTTCAACCAATGGCTTAGAGAAAACAAAGTGGCAATGTGGATTTTGACAGTACTTCGGGTGTATATCGGTTACGATTGGATGACTCACGGATGGGGCAAATTGACTGGCGGATTCCAAGCTGGCGGGTTCCTCGCCGGGGCAGTCGGTAAAGCAACGGGTGAAAATCCAACAGTTCAAGCATGGTGGGGAACGTTCCTTGAGAAATTCGCAGTACCAAACGCAGGATTGTTCGACTTTATCATTCCGCTTGGTGAATTCCTTGTAGGTGTAGGACTCATTCTCGGATGCTTCACAACACTGGCTGCGCTGATGGCTCTCGTGATGAACTTCGCGTTCCTCTTCTCGGGTACAGTAAGCACGAACGCTCAACTGGTTCTGATGCAAATCTTCCTGGTAGTTGCTGGTGCAAATGCAGGTAAAATCGGTCTGGATCACTGGGTACTGCCTTACCTTCGCGGATTGATCACTCGTAACAAAGGTAATCACCCAAAAGACACACCAACGATTAGCCCAACTCATAAAACAGCTTAA